GGGGGGGGTCACGGATGAGCCAcgagggaccccagacccacgGGGACCCCACCTGGATGTTGGGCAGCTCCAGCGCGCTCATGGCCAGCACGGGCAGCGAGTCCAGCTTGTGCTCCCCCTCGGCCGGGAATCGCGACTTCTGTCGCGACaggagcgggggaggggaggggaggggtcAGCCCGCGCCACGCGGAGGTTTTTGGGGAggttggggggatttggggggtcctgggggggtcctggggggtgattctgggggtcctgggggggttcggggggcttggggggtccgggggggtcGTGGGGTTCAGGGGGATATCGGGTTTGGGGGTCcgaggggaattttgggggtcctggggaggtttttggggaggTTGTGGGGTCTTGAGGGGATTtgtggggtcctgggggtgattctgggggtcctgggggaattttgggggtcctggggaggttttTAGGGAGGTtgtggagatttggggggtcctggggggggggttctgggggtccgggggggtcgtgggggtcctggggggaattttgggggtcgCGGGTACCCACCAGGAGCTCCAGGAAGGCTTTGGTGTCGCCGAGCAGCGCCTTGGCCAGGTTGATGACGCTGTCCAGGTCCCCACGCGTGTCCgtgggcggggggcgcgggcggggggcgagcgccagccccgggcccggccaCAGCCCCggccacagccccagcagcgccagcagcgcCCGCCACGGAGCCCCTGCGGGACACGGACACGCGTGGGGGGCGGCCCGGGCCGCGGGGGGAGCGCGCGGTGCTCGGGGCGGGAGGTTTGGGGCgaatcccgggatttgggggcCACGGGAATCCCGAGATTTGGGGGGAggccgggatttgggggagacACGGgaatcccgggatttgggggagcCACGGGAATCCCGGGATTCGGGAGCCACGGGAATCCCGGGGTTTGGGGGAGCCCGCGGGTCTCGGGGTGGGAGATTTTGGGGCGAAtcaggggatttggggccaCGGgaatcccgggatttgggggaagATTCGGGCGCGGGGGATCCCGCGAATCCCGGTATTTGGGGGCCACCGAAATCCCGGGATCTGGGGGCGTCCCGCGACTCCCGGGATTCAGGACTGGGGGGATGGAGGATCCCGAGGATCCCGAGGATGTCGGGGACGTGGTTCCCGCTTTTCCCGGGAATCCGGGGGCCGCGCGATCCCGGgagcgccggggccgggggattttggggctcccggTGATCCCGGGAACGTCCGGGAATGGGGATCACGAGGATCCCTCATCTCCCGGGATTCGGCGATCCCGGGGACGCCGCTCCCGGCGGTTGGGGATCCCGGCGCTCCCGGGATTTTCGGGATGCGGGGAATGATCTGGGGCTCCATCCCGGGACCGGAGCTCCTGCGGGAGCCGGTCTGGAGGATCCAGGTGCTCCCGGGACCCGGGATCGTTGGAATCCCGGGATTCCCGGGGCTGGGACTCCGCCGGGATCCCGGTGTTGGGGACGTCGGGGGTCTCGGAATTCGGGGCTCCCGGAGTTTGGGGATCCCGGAATTTGGGGATCCCGGAATTTGGGGCTCCCGGAATTTGGGAATCCCGGGATTTGCGGCTCCCGGAATTTGGGGCTCCCGGAATTTGGGGatcccgggatttggggatcCCGGGATTTGCGGCTCCCGGCACCGGGAACGGCGGGCGGCACTCCCGGGAACGGGCATTCCTCGGACTCCCGGGATTCGGGAATCTCCGAATTTGGGGCTCCCGCGACTCGGGAATCCCGGGAATCACGGAACCGCGGGCTCCCAGATTCCGGGGCtcccgggatttttggggccgTCGGAATTCGGGACTCTTGGGCTCGGGAACtgcgggaatttgggggttcccgAACCTGGCTctcccgggattttggggctgtcgGAATTTGGGACGCCCGGATTTGGGGACGGCGGGAATTGCGGGGATTTGGGGCTTCGGGCACCGGGAAAACCGGAGCCGGGGGGCTCCCGGGAACGGGGATTCCTCGgaatcccgggattttgggggctccgGGAGCTCGGGACTCCCGGGCGTGGGGAGCAGCCGCGGGATTTGGGGCTCcgtttttgggatttggggctccgtttttgggatttggggctccgTTTTTGGATTTGGGGCTCcgtttttggggatttggggctccgtttttgggatttggggctccgtttttgggattttgggggctccgtttttgggattttgggggctccgtttttgggatttggggttccgtttttgggatttggggatccgtttttgggatttggggctccgTTTCTGAGCAAACCGCGCTCCCCCGGTTTCGGGGTGTCCGAGCAATGGGGGCTCCCGGAGTTGGGGGTTCCCCGGGAGCGTTTTTGGGGCACTCCcggtggcggcggggccgggctggggtgggggctgcgggcggggggcggcggcgcgtCCTGTGCGGTCCGGGCTGGAAACTTTGATGCGGGGCTGAGTcaggggcggcggcggcagcaccTGCGGAGCCCCCGCGCGTGGGGGGCCCACCCGCGGCGGGAGGGGGACGGATCTACCCCACCCGCGgtgggggtgtggggtggggggggtccCTCTGCTTCTCCCgtacccccaaaatcccccccaccccaaaaaccccgcACCGCCCCCGCCAGCCGAACCCCGCCGCGATCGCACCTGGGCAGCCCCACGCGTGttccccgccgcccgccgcccccacGCGTGTCCCGGGGGgggcgcggccgccgcgggcGGGCAGGTGCGCCGGGGCCGTTTGCGGTTTGAGGCGCGGCCGCAGCTGCCCGTGGCCCGGGGCCACGCGGGTGGACGCGCCCCGTCCCGTGGGGTGTGGGGCGTGTGGGGCGCGCGGGGTGCGGGGCAGGGGAGCCACCCGCGGGCACCCCCCACGCACCGCGGAATCGTCCCCGAGCCCTCCCCACGGGGGTCCCCCGGTCTCTGTCCTCCCCCACGCGTGTCCGCGGCCGGCACTTACGTGTCATGGCGGGACGCGGGGGTCCTTCCGCGGCGTCCCCacggggcgcggcgggggccGGACCCACGCGGGagcgcggggggcggcgggggtCGCACTCGGCCCCACCGGCACCCACGGGCGGTGTGGCTGCGGGGtcaccggcggcggcggcggcgcggcgtGGGGGGACACACGCTCACCCACGCGGCGTGACCCCGCTCACGGCCGCTCCCACGCGCCGCGACACGCCGCCAcccccgcggccgcgccgccgctgTCACACTCGCGGTCACGCCGCTCTCCGCGACACTCTCCCACGGCCACGCTGCCGCTCGCCGTGTCCCCACTCGTGACGGGGCAGAGGGGGGACAGGCTCCCGCTGCCACCCGCGCTGCCGCGGCCACTCTGCCGCGGTGCCACTCGCCGGGACGGTCCCCACGGGCCGGGACGGTCCCCACGGGACGATCCCCACGCGCCGGGACGGTCCCCACGCGCCGTGACACGCTCCCACTCGcgctccttctctctctctcgcccCCCCCTCACACTTTGTCCCGTCCCCGCCGCGTCCCCCCCGGTCACGGCCGCGTCCCCGGCGCCACCCGCGTGGGGCGTGTGCGGGGCGACCCTCGCgtgggagcggcggggccgagTGTCCGCGTGTCCGGGTGTCCCCGCGTGACGCCCGGCGCGCCGCCCGCCCCTTTATACCccgcgggagccgccgccgcggccgccgccgatGACACATCCTGAGTCACGGTTTTCCATTCACCGCGGCCCGGGGGGAGCCGAACCCCCCACGGCGGCCCCCGGACACGCgcgacccccccgggaccccccccgggcaCCGCGGGACCCCCACgcaccggcggcggcggcgcggagcggcggggggggcgcggggggcggcggcggacGGTGCCGGTGCTGCGGGACCGGGGGGCGGAGAGGGGCACCGGGGGCGCACCGGGACCGGGGGGTACCGGGAGTGGGGCCGGGGGTACCGGGAGTGGGTCTGAGTGGGGTCGGACCCGCACCGGGGGTACCGGGAGTGGGGCCGGACCCGCACCGGGGGTACCGGGAGTGTGTCCGAACTCCcaccgggggtaccggggggaCCGGGGGTACCGGGAGTGGGGCCGGACACCCACCGGGGGTACCGGGAGTGGGTCCGAACCCGCAACGAGTACCGGGAGTGGGGCCGGACCTGCACCGGGTACCGGGAGTGGGTCCGAGCCCGCACCGGGAATACCGGGAGTGGGTCCGGACCCCCACCGGAGGTACCGGGAGCGCGGGGGCACCGGGATCGATCCCGAACCTGGAGCGTTGCACACCCGGACCTGTCCCGCACCTGgaccgggagcaccgggagcggccccgAACCTGGCCCGGGCCGTACGGGGAACGCCCGGGTGGCACCGGCAGCGGGACCGCACCTGGACCGGGGGTACCGGAACCGGTCCCGGGCTGGGATCGGCCCCGCACCGGCACCGGAGCCCGAATCCGCACCGGCACCGCGGGGTCCGGCCCGAGCGGCGCTCCCGGAGCCGTCCGGACCGCGCCGCTCCCGCACCGGAACCGGGGCCGCACCTGGAGCAGGTTGGACCGGACCGGGCCGGCACCGGGGGGTTCCGATCCAGTACCGGGGGGTCCCAAACCAGTACCGGGAGGGTCCCGGTCCAGAACCGGGGGGTCCCAAACCAGTACCGGGGGGTCCCAAACCAGTACCGGGAGGGTCCCGGTCCAGAACCGGGGGGTCCCGGTCCCACACCGGGGGGGTCCCAAACCAGAACCGGGAGGGTCCCGATCCCGCACCGGGGGTCCTAAACCAGTACCGGGGGGTCCCGATCCAGTACCGGGGAGGTCCCGGTCCCACACCGGGGGGATCCCGATCCCAAACCGGGAGGGTCCCGATCCCGcaccgggggggtcccggtgcctCTCCGGTtcccccccgccgctcccgccgcgcgTGGCCGTGGGGACCCCCCCGCTCTGACTCAGCCCCCCCTCCGGGATGTCTCACCGCGCCCCCCCCCCCGGTTCACCCCACGCGCGtcagcaccgggaccccccgtggggggcggggggagggaaAACCGGGGGGGGGCGGTCCCGGGGGGGCGTGGCCgtggggcggggggcggggcgggcacggGGACACCCCCCGAGCACCGGGGACACCCCCGAGCACCGGGGACACCCCCCGAGACCGGGGACACCCCCCGGACACGGTGACACCCCCCGGACACAGCGACACCCCGCGCGTGGGGAGGGGTcgcgggggggtcccggtgccgtCCCCGCGGTCCGGGAAGGGCCCGGGGGGGGGTTGGAGGGGGCGGGGGGGCCCCGTTGGCGTCAGCGGAAACCCCGAACAGCCGCAgggcccccccggccccccccgggACCGCCGCGCTGCGtcagcaccgggacccccccggaccccccccgggcccggtgccCGGGAAAAGCCACGCGGGAaaacgggaccccccccgggatGTCCCACGGACCCCCCCCGGGAGATCCCGGGAGGGTTTTGGGGCCGGGGGGGGGACAGTCGGTGGTCACCGCGGTCGCCACGGGTGGCCCCGCGTGgggggggccgggccgggccgtgcgtCAGGCGGTGACGTGGGGCAGGAtgtgggggggacacgggggggacacggacacggggtgacgcggggggacacgggggacaaGGGGGGACACGGGtgtgggggggacacgggggacacggatgtgggggggacacgggggggacacggacacgggggggacacgggggacacggggggacacggggggttGGCAGCGTCCCCAGAATCGCTCGTGGGGCCGAgatggggggcacgggggggacAGCGGTGGTGGCAGCGCTggggggtggcactgccactgtcactgtcagtgtcattgtcactgtcactgttccactgtcactgtcactgtgtcactgtcaccgcTGCTGTCACCGtctcactgtcactgtgtcactccACGGACCCTTCGAGGGGTTTGGGACGGATTTTCTGGGGTCCGGAAGGGACCTGGGGGGTCCGGGCAGGGGTTTTGGGGCCGCTTTCGGGGCTccgggggagttttggggtcagttCGGGCTCTTTGGGGAGCTccgggtggattttggggctcgCGGAGTCGGGCTTGGGGCCGctttgggggcagttttggggccgCTTTGGGGGcctgtttgggggttttaggaTTAgttcgggggttttgggggcagtttgggggttttaggattagtttgggggttttggggtcagtttggggttttggggggcatTGAGGGCTGTTTTGCGGCTCCAGGGGTGGAGGAAGGGTTGAGCTGGGTTCTCAGGGAGTTTTAGCGCTGGCTCGGAGCCTTTTCTGAGCGTTGGGGTCGATTTTGGCGCTCCGGGGCTCGGTTTTggggccgattttggggtttttggggccgattttggggtttttaggggggCGGCGCTTTAGGACCGCGGCGGAGCCGCtgggagggggcgtggccactGAGGGGGCGTGGCTTTAAGGCATGGTTTATTTAAATAACCTTCTAGGGCGTGGCCAAAGGACGCGCGTTCTGATTGGCCAATTCTCCTCCCGCCCAAAACCTGCCGTCCCACCCTTTAGTTGTTCTTCCTTGCTCTGATTGGCTCGCTCCGGGCCAGGCGGGAAACGCTCGGCCAATGAGCGCGCTGAGTGGGCAGAGGGGGTGGGGCCTGGCTCTGAGGGAGGAGGAATGGGGGGGGTAGTCGTGAGGGGCTGGGGTCACCTGAGGGGAAATAAAGGGAAATGGAGGGGAATAGAGGGGTTTGTGAGGGGTCTGGGGTCACTCTGAGGGGTTTGTGAGGGGTTTGTGAGGGGCTGGGGTCACTCTGAGGGGTTTGTGAGGTGTCTGTGAGGGGTCTGGGGTCACCCAGAGGGGTTTGTGAGGGGTCTGGGGTCACTCTGAGGGGTTTGTGAGGGGTCTGTGAGGGGCTGGGGTCACCCTGAGGGGATATAGAGGGGAAATGGAGGGGTCTGTGAGGGGTCTGGGGTCACTCTGAGGGGTTTGTGAGGGGTCTGTGAGGGGCTGGGGTCCCtctggggggtctggggtcaccctgaggggacagggaggggaaaTAGAGGGGTTTGtgaggggtctggggtctctctggggggacatggaggggtctggggtccctctggggggtctggggtcaccctggggggacatggaggggtttgtgaggggtctggggtctcTCTGGGGAGACATGGAGGGGTCTGGGGTCCctctgaggggtttggggtcaccctgaggggacatgggggggttCGTgatgggtctggggtccctctGGGGTCACCCTTGTGGCcttgggggggtcccagcgcC
The DNA window shown above is from Taeniopygia guttata chromosome 37, bTaeGut7.mat, whole genome shotgun sequence and carries:
- the IL11 gene encoding interleukin-11; protein product: MTRKCRPRTRVGEDRDRGTPVGRARGRFRGAPWRALLALLGLWPGLWPGPGLALAPRPRPPPTDTRGDLDSVINLAKALLGDTKAFLELLKSRFPAEGEHKLDSLPVLAMSALELPNIQAAALLPRLGSDLLRYQRLLEWLRRAGGALRGLEPELAALRGRLERLRGRLDHLVSRLSLPRPPAPPPAPPPAQVRPWGAVRAAHAVARGLHLYLDWAARGLLLLRQRL